The following DNA comes from Arcobacter cloacae.
TAAATATATGTAGTAATTAGTCTAAATTTATTAATTGTAGAATCAAATGCAATTTTTTGTGAGATTAAACTATTCTGATGATAAGTCTCTTCAACTTTTAATTTGTAAAGATATAAATTGTATGTTGTAATTACTGCAAAAAAAATTATAACTAAAACCATTATATTAAAATATTTTACATAATTGGTAGTTTTATTTAGCATCAAAATTATCTTGTGTAGGAATATTTATATCTTTTAACATTTCTCTTAACTTGTCGTAATCTTTATCGAAAGCTTTTTCTACTCCATATTTTATGTCTTTACCCCAAGTTGAATAATCTTTTGAAGGAACATCTAATAAAATATTTTGTAACTTTTCTAATTCATTTTTAGTGAGAGTTTTACTATTTCCAGCTAAAACAAATCCAGGTAATTTATCAGTTCTTTTTATCTCTTCTAATCCTAAATGATAATAATCTTTTGCTATAGAAGTTCTAAGTCCTCCTATATCAAAATTTCCTCGAATAATTTCTAATGCAACTTCATCATGTTTTCCTAAATATTTATATTTATACTCTTCAAGTTTATTATCTAACATGGAATTAACGGATAAATATCCACAAGTTGATAAAGGTTGAGTAAGAGCTATTTTTTGAATCTTTTCTGATTTTAAAAATTTAACTAAAGAACAAGTGTAATAAACACTATTATTTTTGTCTTTAAAATATATCAAAGGCTCCACATGGTCATATTTTTCTTTTAATTTTAAATATGGTAAAGGTCCTAAATAAGCAAAATCTATTTGTGATTTTTCAAATTGTTCTAAAATATTTTCATAATTTTCACTATAAAAAAATATTATTTTTTTATCAAGTCTTTTTTCTAAAAGTTTAATCATAGGATAAAAATTATCATAAACTTCAGTTTTATTCAACATGGGTAAAGGTGCAAAAACTAAAACTTCTTTTGAAGAAAGAATCAATTTAAAAAAGATAATAAGTAAGAAAAAAAATCTAATCATAAAATAATCCATCAGTTTACTAACAAAATATTAACTAATAATTAGTTAATTCAATATAAATTTTGTTATAATAGAATAACAAATAAAAAAGGTTTAAAAATGGATGTAAATGCTATAAATAACAACAATATATCTAGTTTAAATACGTCTGTCTCTTCTTTACAATTGGAGAAAAATTCTTCTAAATCAAGAGTTGAAAATTCAGAAAAAGAAGCTCTAAATTTAAGTATTAGTAGTTACAATAAACAAAGAGATGAATTATCTTTAAATGTTCAATCTTTAAATGATGGAATAGCTATCACAAAAATTGCTCAAAATTCTATTGAAAAACAGCAGGATTACTTAAAAAATATACAAAATAAATTGGAAAACATAAATAATTTAGAAAATAAAAATGATATTAAACAAAGTATAAATGAAGATTTGAGAGCTTTTAATCAAATCGCGTACGAAACAAAATATCAAAAAGAAAATTTATTAGTAAATAACTATAATGATGAAAAAAACTCTATTGATATAAATACAAGTTTTGTAAATTTTTCTATGGAAAAACCAAATACAGCATCTTTTGCAAATGGTATTTTTGAAAGTGTAAATAATAGTGATTTAAATAATCCCTTAAATGTAAATAATTCTTTAGAAAAAGTTGCTTCATCTTCACTTAAACTTCAAAATATTTATGACCAATTTACAGATTTTGGGAATAAATTGGAAGAGAGTGCAAGAGATTCTATAAAAGAGCAAATAGACTTATTTAATCAAAATAAAATAAATAAAGATAAAAATTTTGGTAAAGAATCAAGTGATTTTTCTAAAACAAACGTAAATGCAAATGCAGGATATTTAGCGGCTTCTCAAGCAAATATAGTTCAAGAACAAAGTGTAAGATTACTCTCTTAATCTTTACACTTTGTTAAGCAATAATTTATTGCGACACCCTCTCTTAATCCATCGTCTAAAACTATCGACTCTTTTTTATTGAAAACTTCAAAAATAGTTTTATAAATTAAAATGCCCACTTCTATAAATTCTACTCTACCTTTTCCAACTAATTTAGTAATTTCATCTTTTGATGAATTTTTTAAAATATTTAAACAAAAAGATAAATCTTCTAAATTTACAGTTATTCCATTTACAATATTTCTATCATAAGAGAAAAAATCTTGTCCTAATTTAATTGCAGCTATTGTGGTTGGTGTACCAGCCGTTGCAACAAAAGGAAATTTTTTAAAATCAATATTTAATGAATCTAAAAAAAGTTTTATTTCACTTTTTCT
Coding sequences within:
- a CDS encoding PhnD/SsuA/transferrin family substrate-binding protein; this translates as MIRFFFLLIIFFKLILSSKEVLVFAPLPMLNKTEVYDNFYPMIKLLEKRLDKKIIFFYSENYENILEQFEKSQIDFAYLGPLPYLKLKEKYDHVEPLIYFKDKNNSVYYTCSLVKFLKSEKIQKIALTQPLSTCGYLSVNSMLDNKLEEYKYKYLGKHDEVALEIIRGNFDIGGLRTSIAKDYYHLGLEEIKRTDKLPGFVLAGNSKTLTKNELEKLQNILLDVPSKDYSTWGKDIKYGVEKAFDKDYDKLREMLKDINIPTQDNFDAK